One Cryptomeria japonica chromosome 9, Sugi_1.0, whole genome shotgun sequence genomic window carries:
- the LOC131038879 gene encoding uncharacterized protein LOC131038879 isoform X1 codes for MRALGVARVFLYYAMFSEGTNFRQKVCGLQNTEIERFDSFPKSRIPSCGEVKSEDGSKLDSMPNGLGSNSEFGWLPPNNNDFPQVPADISFTRPEATYGYLTGEEMDEYIEQTEIIEEILQACLDSQNSNVDDSFPQDSDADILNGDYIELNDFKNCDSSLLFESEFNNGRPGDLGERF; via the exons ATGCGAGCCTTGGGAGTTGCCAG AGTGTTTTTGTATTATGCCATGTTCTCAGAAGGTACGAACTTCCGGCAAAAAGTTTGTGGATTGCAAAATACAGAAATTGAGAGGTTTGATTCATTTCCTAAAAGTAGAATTCCTTCCTGTGGTGAAGTCAAGTCTGAAGATGGGTCTAAACTTGATTCGATGCCAAATGGTTTAGGATCAAATTCCGAGTTTGGATGGCTTCCAccaaacaacaatgattttcctcaAGTTCCAGCTGATATAAGCTTTACTAGGCCTGAAGCTACATATGGATATTTGACTGGTGAAGAAATGGATGAGTATATTGAACAAACAGAGATCATAGAGGAAATTCTGCAGGCATGTCTGGATTCCCAGAATTCTAATGTGGATGATTCTTTCCCTCAGGATAGCGATGCTGACATCTTGAATGGTGACTATATAGAACTTAATGACTTTAAGAATTGTGATTCTTCTCTTTTATTTGAGAGTGAATTCAACAATGGTCGTCCTGGAGATTTGGGAGAGAGATTCTAA
- the LOC131038879 gene encoding NAC domain-containing protein 54-like isoform X2: MDSSVLPGFRFNPNEGELVFRYLKRKNCGIKETLDVIPEMEVYKCEPWELPERSFLPKCTKQWYIFSPCDWKYRGGSVDNMATEAGIWKTTGSYHTVHSQSILTGVRKTLSFYKGRPPLRGKTEWMMHEYHIDENEFKTGPGLQSVFVLCHVLRRYELPAKSLWIAKYRN, encoded by the exons ATGGATTCATCTGTGCTACCGGGCTTTCGATTCAATCCAAATGAAGGAGAGCTCGTATTTCGCTATTTGAAGCGGAAAAACTGTGGCATTAAGGAAACATTGGATGTGATTCCTGAGATGGAAGTTTACAAATGCGAGCCTTGGGAGTTGCCAG AAAGATCTTTTCTGCCGAAGTGTACCAAACAGTGGTACATTTTTAGTCCTTGCGATTGGAAGTATCGCGGCGGTTCAGTTGATAATATGGCTACTGAAGCTGGCATTTGGAAGACCACAGGAAGCTACCACACAGTTCACTCTCAGTCAATTTTAACAGGAGTAAGAAAGACTCTAAGTTTCTATAAGGGCAGACCTCCACTTCGAGGAAAAACTGAATGGATGATGCATGAATACCATATTGatgaaaatgaattcaagacaGGACCTGGTTTGCAG AGTGTTTTTGTATTATGCCATGTTCTCAGAAGGTACGAACTTCCGGCAAAAAGTTTGTGGATTGCAAAATACAGAAATTGA